A genomic segment from Burkholderia plantarii encodes:
- a CDS encoding DUF4148 domain-containing protein, with amino-acid sequence MKKLLVSLFTPLLAASAVAMLSGVAYADVTHLTSRGDVRAELVRVEQAGYQPARNSNNYPNDIQAAEAKLNARPGAARDTSGYGYVPAASTQGGSMVAHLADSRGGVYAHH; translated from the coding sequence ATGAAGAAGCTTCTCGTCTCGCTGTTTACCCCGCTGCTGGCCGCCTCGGCCGTCGCCATGCTGAGCGGCGTCGCGTATGCCGACGTCACGCACCTGACCTCGCGCGGCGACGTGCGCGCCGAGCTGGTCCGCGTCGAACAGGCGGGCTACCAGCCGGCACGCAATTCGAATAACTACCCGAACGACATCCAGGCCGCCGAAGCGAAGCTGAACGCCCGACCGGGCGCCGCGCGCGACACCTCGGGCTATGGCTACGTGCCGGCCGCCTCCACCCAGGGCGGCAGCATGGTCGCGCACCTCGCCGACTCGCGCGGCGGCGTCTATGCCCACCACTGA
- a CDS encoding RNA polymerase sigma factor has translation MTGLPRDAADSSLIGTLIKHYDDLVNHVRHRFGDRAFARDVVQDVCVQLLQRPPVESIRTPLAFLRHLSIHRAIDRWRGDEAHAASVDLTGFAVPDLRSDDVDGEQFLTYQQTVRELERIIDDLPARCREVFILHKLHDLSQDEVAAELRISRNMVAKHLARAMVALAPVLQHPLRAATSNHDAA, from the coding sequence GTGACAGGCCTGCCCCGCGACGCCGCCGATTCATCGCTGATCGGTACGCTGATCAAACACTACGACGACCTCGTCAATCATGTTCGCCATCGTTTCGGCGATCGCGCGTTCGCACGGGACGTCGTGCAGGACGTCTGCGTGCAGCTGCTGCAGCGTCCGCCGGTCGAGAGCATCCGCACGCCGCTCGCATTCCTGCGGCATCTGTCGATCCATCGCGCGATCGATCGCTGGCGTGGCGACGAGGCCCATGCCGCGTCGGTCGATCTGACCGGCTTCGCCGTGCCGGACCTGCGTTCGGACGACGTCGACGGGGAGCAATTCTTGACCTACCAGCAGACAGTCCGCGAACTCGAACGGATCATCGACGATCTGCCCGCCCGGTGTCGCGAGGTCTTCATTCTCCACAAGCTGCACGACCTCTCGCAGGACGAAGTGGCTGCCGAGCTGCGCATTTCGCGTAACATGGTCGCCAAACATCTCGCCCGCGCGATGGTCGCGCTGGCGCCGGTCCTTCAACACCCGTTGCGAGCCGCGACGTCGAATCACGATGCAGCCTGA
- a CDS encoding TonB-dependent siderophore receptor produces MGFRGGRQAVGRWVSAAVASGCVSAAAWGQGAVSSFDIPAQRLDRALNAFARQSGTQLLFAPSLAEGHTSRAVQGPMTPAAALARMLAGSGLRANATAADTFTIDKAPAGASGTGAPGAAAEPAHATELAAVEVSTDRTRSDLVRPTRQTTVIDRAQLEQLQAGSNTLATALSKAVPGFADSSHTITDYGQTLRGRNVLVLVDGVPLNTNRDSARNLANIDPNDIEKVEVLRGSNAIYGSGATGGIVSVTTRPAGGAPRAETTFSMETPLSHLGSGGLGGTLQQFFSGSHGPLDYEFNVSGQRVGSSYDARGHRIAPEPSQGDLFDSDIYSVGGKLGARIDANQRIVFSLSHYDAKQDTHVGSDPSVAKLAPGTAVARPIDGLQLADQNRIRNTILNLQYENKDVFGSTVSTQFYYRDYFTRFAPFDARAVATRGNNIDQVMQDSTVFGSRLTITTPLDSAKRTKLLWGADFNQERSDMPDDIFAPGPYDASGGLVYQKTGRLMYLPPLTTRSIGAFAQLQHKFNDKWSAEAGLRYEHASASFDDFTPLSQLRVANPYRVPGGSTGFGSWLFNAGVSYAPVPGQEVYASFSQGFQLPDVGLQLRNATAGFNLDSSSLEPVKTNNYEVGWRGNLGNQADGTLALFYTTSELGDVQSFNNGLILTRTAERIAGVEASVDYLSVSEKWGLGGSATYMQGRERPQGSPNYQDMTGYRIPPLKLTAYIEYRPTPHWNTRLQGTFYAARDYRLNGKIGFGRLDTSSYTTLDLMSTWQVTKQDKLTMGVENLLNRYYLPLYSQLMRNSNNTSRLPAAGAVLSASYTHRW; encoded by the coding sequence ATGGGTTTCAGGGGGGGGCGGCAGGCAGTCGGACGATGGGTATCGGCGGCGGTGGCGAGCGGCTGCGTGTCGGCCGCCGCATGGGGGCAGGGCGCGGTATCGAGCTTCGACATCCCGGCGCAGCGGCTCGACCGCGCGCTCAACGCGTTCGCGCGGCAGTCGGGCACGCAGCTGCTGTTCGCGCCGTCGCTGGCCGAGGGGCACACGAGCCGGGCCGTGCAGGGGCCGATGACGCCCGCCGCGGCGCTGGCGCGGATGCTGGCCGGCTCGGGGCTGCGCGCCAACGCGACGGCGGCCGACACCTTCACGATCGACAAGGCACCGGCCGGGGCCTCCGGAACCGGCGCCCCGGGCGCGGCGGCCGAGCCCGCGCACGCCACCGAGCTGGCGGCCGTGGAGGTCTCCACCGACCGCACCCGCAGCGACCTCGTGCGGCCCACGCGGCAGACCACCGTGATCGACCGCGCCCAGCTCGAGCAGCTGCAGGCCGGCTCGAACACGCTCGCCACGGCGCTCAGCAAGGCCGTGCCGGGCTTCGCGGATTCCAGCCACACGATCACCGACTACGGCCAGACGCTGCGCGGGCGTAACGTGCTGGTGCTGGTGGACGGCGTGCCGCTCAACACCAACCGCGACTCGGCGCGCAACCTCGCCAACATCGATCCGAACGACATCGAGAAGGTGGAGGTGCTGCGCGGCAGCAACGCGATCTACGGCAGCGGCGCGACGGGCGGCATCGTCTCGGTCACGACGCGGCCGGCGGGCGGCGCGCCGCGCGCGGAAACCACCTTCTCGATGGAGACGCCGCTCTCGCATCTGGGCAGCGGCGGGCTCGGCGGCACGCTGCAGCAGTTCTTCAGCGGCAGCCACGGGCCGCTCGACTACGAGTTCAACGTCAGCGGCCAGCGCGTGGGCAGCTCGTATGACGCGCGCGGCCACCGCATCGCGCCCGAACCGAGCCAGGGCGACCTGTTCGACTCCGACATCTACAGCGTGGGCGGCAAGCTCGGCGCGCGGATCGACGCGAACCAGCGCATCGTGTTCTCGCTGAGCCACTACGACGCGAAGCAGGACACGCACGTGGGCAGCGATCCGTCGGTGGCGAAGCTCGCGCCCGGCACCGCCGTCGCGCGGCCGATCGACGGCCTGCAGCTGGCCGACCAGAACCGCATCCGCAACACCATCCTGAACCTGCAGTACGAGAACAAGGACGTGTTCGGCAGCACCGTGTCGACGCAGTTCTACTATCGCGACTACTTCACGCGCTTCGCCCCGTTCGACGCGCGCGCCGTGGCCACGCGCGGCAACAACATCGACCAGGTGATGCAAGACTCGACCGTGTTCGGCAGCCGCCTGACGATCACCACGCCGCTCGACTCGGCCAAGCGCACCAAGCTGCTGTGGGGCGCCGACTTCAACCAGGAACGCAGCGACATGCCGGACGACATCTTCGCGCCCGGCCCCTACGACGCGAGCGGCGGCCTCGTCTACCAGAAGACCGGGCGCCTGATGTACCTGCCGCCGCTGACCACGCGCAGCATCGGCGCGTTCGCGCAGCTGCAGCACAAGTTCAACGACAAATGGTCGGCCGAGGCGGGCCTGCGCTACGAGCACGCGAGCGCGAGCTTCGACGATTTCACGCCGCTCTCGCAGCTGCGCGTGGCCAACCCGTACCGCGTGCCGGGCGGCTCGACCGGCTTCGGCTCGTGGCTGTTCAACGCCGGCGTCTCGTATGCGCCGGTGCCGGGGCAGGAGGTCTACGCCTCGTTCAGCCAGGGCTTCCAGCTGCCCGACGTGGGCCTGCAGTTGCGCAACGCGACGGCCGGCTTCAATCTCGATTCGTCGAGCCTCGAGCCGGTGAAGACCAACAACTACGAGGTGGGCTGGCGCGGCAATCTCGGCAACCAGGCCGACGGCACGCTCGCGCTGTTCTACACGACCTCCGAACTCGGCGACGTGCAGAGCTTCAACAACGGGCTGATCCTGACGCGCACCGCCGAGCGCATCGCCGGCGTGGAGGCCAGCGTCGATTACCTGTCGGTCAGCGAGAAGTGGGGCCTGGGCGGCAGCGCGACCTACATGCAGGGCCGCGAGCGGCCGCAGGGCAGCCCGAACTACCAGGACATGACGGGCTACCGGATTCCGCCGCTCAAGCTCACCGCCTACATCGAATACCGCCCGACGCCGCACTGGAACACGCGCCTGCAGGGCACGTTCTACGCGGCGCGCGACTATCGGCTCAACGGCAAGATCGGCTTCGGCCGCCTCGACACGAGCAGCTACACGACGCTCGACCTGATGTCCACCTGGCAGGTGACGAAGCAGGACAAGCTGACGATGGGCGTGGAGAACCTGCTGAACCGCTATTACCTGCCGCTCTACAGCCAGCTGATGCGCAACAGCAACAACACCAGCCGGCTGCCCGCGGCCGGCGCCGTGCTGAGCGCGAGCTACACGCATCGCTGGTAA
- a CDS encoding FecR family protein: MRDYVGSLRERYPLDAIRRRAARRRGVRRAIGGTALCAVLGAFAWQADPAWRVEQVSTPVGGHLDRRLADGTRLVLNTDSAVYFESRLHSRRLSVERGEAYVEVAHEALRPLMTRAGALQIRDIGTAFTVRRDAALTQVGVSSGAVEVALAGQPARRLDAGQALDANGGRLGDPHALPADALAWVQGRLSFDAVPLRTAAAELQRYRAAPIRVAPDAAALKLSGQFNSGNVETLLDLLPRVLPVHVTRAADGAVLIAHR, translated from the coding sequence TTGCGCGACTACGTCGGCTCGCTGCGCGAGCGTTATCCGCTCGATGCGATACGGCGCCGTGCCGCGCGCCGGCGCGGCGTGCGGCGCGCGATCGGCGGCACGGCACTGTGCGCCGTGCTCGGCGCGTTCGCCTGGCAGGCCGATCCGGCCTGGCGCGTCGAGCAGGTCAGTACGCCCGTCGGCGGCCATCTCGACCGGCGGCTGGCCGACGGCACGCGGCTCGTGCTCAATACCGATTCCGCGGTGTACTTCGAATCGCGGCTGCATTCGCGGCGCCTGTCGGTCGAGCGCGGCGAGGCTTACGTCGAGGTGGCGCACGAGGCGCTGCGCCCGCTGATGACGCGCGCGGGCGCGCTGCAGATCCGCGACATCGGCACCGCGTTCACGGTGCGCCGCGACGCGGCGCTCACGCAGGTGGGCGTGTCCTCGGGCGCCGTCGAGGTAGCGCTGGCCGGCCAGCCGGCGCGCCGGCTCGATGCCGGGCAGGCGCTCGACGCCAACGGCGGCCGGCTCGGCGATCCGCACGCGCTGCCCGCCGATGCGCTGGCCTGGGTGCAAGGGCGCCTCTCGTTCGACGCCGTGCCGCTGCGCACCGCCGCCGCCGAGCTGCAGCGCTACCGCGCCGCGCCGATCCGCGTCGCGCCCGACGCCGCGGCGCTGAAGTTGTCGGGCCAGTTCAACAGCGGCAACGTCGAGACGCTGCTCGACCTGCTGCCGCGCGTGCTGCCCGTCCACGTCACGCGCGCCGCCGACGGCGCGGTGCTGATCGCGCACCGCTGA
- the sbnA gene encoding 2,3-diaminopropionate biosynthesis protein SbnA, protein MIGNDIVDCIGATPLVRLDRLTGTRGQVFAKLEMLNPAGSIKDRPARYIVERGLADGTIAPGAHIVESSSGNLAIALAMVCRVKGLRFTAVVDPKISSTNLQILRAYGAGIERVTTRDSQGGYLETRIARVRELLAADPGSVWINQYGNPRNWESHYHGEGTEIARALGEPADLLVLGVSTSGTILGLARRLREAWPKLRVVGVDAVGSVLFGAKPGPRELPGIGASRVPELLCRDDIDDVIHVDDYDAALGCRRLLAAEGIFAGGSSGAVVVAIERLLARAARPPRIVTLLPDRGERYLDTVYDDAWLARVAAARQAAPAPAVLQAAASVSSSSSVSRSAAIH, encoded by the coding sequence ATGATCGGCAACGATATCGTCGACTGCATCGGCGCCACGCCGCTGGTGCGGCTCGACCGCCTGACCGGCACGCGCGGCCAGGTGTTCGCGAAGCTGGAGATGCTGAACCCGGCCGGCAGCATCAAGGACCGCCCGGCGCGCTACATCGTCGAGCGCGGGCTGGCCGACGGCACCATCGCGCCGGGCGCGCACATCGTCGAGAGTTCGTCGGGCAACCTGGCGATCGCGCTGGCGATGGTGTGCCGCGTGAAGGGGCTGCGCTTCACGGCCGTGGTGGACCCGAAGATTTCCTCCACCAACCTGCAGATCCTGCGCGCCTACGGCGCCGGCATCGAACGCGTGACGACGCGCGACAGCCAGGGCGGCTACCTGGAGACGCGCATCGCGCGCGTGCGCGAGCTGCTCGCCGCCGATCCCGGCTCGGTGTGGATCAACCAGTACGGCAACCCGCGCAACTGGGAGAGCCATTACCACGGCGAGGGCACGGAGATCGCGCGCGCGCTCGGCGAGCCGGCCGACCTGCTGGTGCTCGGCGTCAGCACCTCGGGCACCATCCTCGGCCTCGCGCGGCGCTTGCGCGAGGCGTGGCCGAAGCTGCGCGTGGTGGGCGTCGACGCGGTGGGCTCGGTGCTGTTCGGCGCGAAGCCCGGCCCGCGCGAGTTGCCCGGCATCGGCGCGAGCCGCGTGCCCGAGCTGCTGTGCCGCGACGACATCGACGACGTGATCCACGTCGACGACTACGACGCCGCGCTCGGCTGCCGGCGCCTGCTCGCGGCCGAGGGGATTTTCGCGGGCGGCTCGTCGGGCGCGGTGGTGGTGGCGATCGAGCGGCTGCTGGCGCGTGCCGCGCGCCCGCCGCGCATCGTCACGCTGTTGCCCGATCGCGGCGAGCGCTATCTCGACACCGTCTACGACGATGCCTGGCTCGCGCGTGTCGCGGCCGCGCGTCAAGCCGCGCCGGCGCCGGCCGTGCTGCAGGCCGCCGCGTCCGTGTCCTCCTCGTCCTCTGTTTCCCGCTCCGCCGCGATCCACTGA